The following nucleotide sequence is from Mytilus trossulus isolate FHL-02 chromosome 9, PNRI_Mtr1.1.1.hap1, whole genome shotgun sequence.
aaTGTAAGaaaacaacatacatgtactttctGGTTGTTTTTCTAGGTTGAATGACCACAACCATTTTATAGACTGATCACTAAGATATATACAAGGTCATCCATAAAAGATGCTGtcatattgtaaaatatataaattttgggTTTGTGTGTGCTGCTGACAAACATCTTTGTAAAATAGGAATGTTGAGATGTTTAATCTTAGCGGAGGGTTCAATGGTTACTCTAATAGCAGTtttgattattatatattttgattcttATATTACTATAATAAGAACATTAAAAAGAGAAGTAATATGCATCTTGAAGACGAAGGTTTAGCACCACAGCGACAAGACGGATCTGAAATGATATTTACTCTGTAAAGATCATAAATCAAAAGTTGGATGAAATTATTGTTAAGTTTAcgatttacaaattaataatGTTTAGGTACTTTTGCTTTGAAATTGAATTATGTAACTTGcacaatttgataaatatcaagTTACTGCTTACTTTTCTCTGTTGCTTCTGTTTCAACGATCCCTGAATGATCTTTCTTTCCTGTAAACATTCAAATTGTATAAATACCTCTATattcattatttgaaaaatatgatacGCACATATGAACACATGTATAATATAAGGTTTGTAAGAGATAGAAAATTATCACAGACCGTTTCTATTTAGACTTGCTTAAGTAAATTGAGGATGagaatagaaacaaaaaaacaggaCGTTCACGTTCATGGCTATCAATATTCATATCCTAGACATTTGGATTGTCTGGGATTTTTAACTTGTTATAAAGCATTGGTGTAAGTGTAAAACCGTTATTTCAGTATTGAAAATCGTTCTAATATATACGGAGAATTTTACAAAAGATGTGTTGTACATACACCGTATTACAGAATATCAGATCTAAACTGTGTTACATCAATTAATGATCAACTTCGTTAATTTATACTGATATCTTTTAGGTAGatgatttgattttcatttgtcaCCTTTATTCCAAAATATAATTAGTTTTCATTTGTGAATGTTGATATTGATATTTGCTGTATTACGGGGCATAACCTGTCGTACTCATCTCTATCGAATTTATCATAACTTTCAAATTCGATCAAGTACTGTACggaaacataatttagaaatactaaaattctgtaaaaataaaatactgtatTGAAACTTCATAACGATGGTAATACATAGGTTGTGAAAACCATTGTATCTTCATGTTGAACGATTTGTTAGAGATGCGAGTCAGCCGTTTTTCTTACAATACCTCAAGacgaatttttgaaaaatgtcaacttttaaatgatttattttcatacttgTTGGAAATTAATGCTCACCACGAGGTAGTAACTGCACTGTACACATAGCATAACCAAACTCATTGTGCATTTCGATTGTATAATTTCCGATGTCTTCATCCCTGACTTCTGTTatgttaattattatttcatatccACTGACAGTCACGTTGAATATGTCCATCGAAATGTTTTTACTGgaaacagaaagatttttatcaaatttaagttCAACATATCCCTTCCTAAcagatatattataatatttcgACCTGCTGTAGAAATTCGTAGCAATAGTGATTTTAGATCCAATAATACTACGCTGGATTCTTTTGTCCTGAATGCACAATGGTAGATCTGAAATGGAAAACGGGAATTTCTGTTTATCTTTAATGCTGCAATCTTTTTCGCAATTATTCTTATCATGTAACAAAAATGCTCAGGTTTTGAAATGTGTGATAaacaacatgataaaacaaattaagacTAC
It contains:
- the LOC134683656 gene encoding uncharacterized protein LOC134683656, which gives rise to MLKSSQPMICLNISGLVTYIRKERYICMAQIFINGRKQPINRTTSIEKHNIEDLPLCIQDKRIQRSIIGSKITIATNFYSRSKYYNISVRKGYVELKFDKNLSVSSKNISMDIFNVTVSGYEIIINITEVRDEDIGNYTIEMHNEFGYAMCTVQLLPRGKKDHSGIVETEATEKSKQ